CGGCGGCTATAACCTTTTCGGTTTTGAGGTGCCCTGCCTGGTAACAAACGGAACGGCGCGGGCGCAAATAGAAATTTCGGACCATGGCCTCGCGGTTGAGCTTTCGGGCTGGCGGTTCCGCGTGGAACTGCGGGATGCAATCTTTGACAACCTGAGCGACGAAGTTTATGCCAACCGTTTCGCGCATTACCGCATTGCGCGTTTTGCCTCGGAAAAACCTGAAATTTCCGCGCGCTTATGGCTGGAAAAGCGCTGATTCTCGCCCTCCTCCGCGAGCGCCTTGCGGTCCTTGTTTCATGCCCCGCTTTCTTCCGCCTGGCGGGGGATTTATTCGCCGCAAAAAGGATTTGATTTTTGAGCCGCAAAAGGCATAATGCCGGGTTGATTCCGCTTGTTGCCGGCCGGCGCAGAAATTCTGCCGGGCGCCGGCATTTTATTTCTTTTCACGGGTAAACGACATGAAGCATATTATTCTTTACCGCTGCCAGCAATGCGGCGGACGCCGGAAATTATTCAGCGAAAACTGGGTGCGCGAATTTGTCCTGACCTGCTCCGGGCAGCTTGAGCCGATCCATATCCTGCGCGCGTTTGAGGACGGTGAATTCGGCGTGTGCGTCGTGCACTGCGCGCCGGGGGAATGCCGGACCCTGGCCGGCGCCCGGGCGGCCGTCCGCCACACAGAATATGCCCGGCAACTGCTGGAAGAAGTAAAAATCCATCCCGCGCGCGTCAAAACGATTTCTTTCCGGCCGGATTGCGACCTGCATGCGGAATTGAATTCTTTTGCGGAACAACTTAAACATCTGGAAGGACAGGCCGCCGGCGCAATTCCGGCCGCGCCGGAAAGGAAAAAAGCATGATTGTCGCCCAACGGAAACCCCTTGATGAAATCATCGCCAAGGCGGAACCCTTCAAAAAAGTCGTCATCGCGGGCTGCGAGACCTGCGTGGCGGAGTGCCATGCCGGCGGCAAGAAAGAGGTGGAAATCCTGGCCGCCCAGTTGCGCATAGCGTTCAACCGGAAAATGGTTCCAGTTGAAATCTCCGAATGCTCCATTGAACGGCAGTGCGAGCCCGAAATGATTGAATCCTGCGCGGAACAGATCGCGGCAGAGGAAGCCGTGCTTTCCCTCGCCTGCGGCGTGGGCGTCCAGCAAATGGCGGAACGGTTTCCCAACCTGCCGGTTTTCCCGGGATTGAACACGACTTTCATGGGCACCCATTCCGCGCCTGCAAAATGGGAGGAGCGCTGCGCCGGGTGCGGCAACTGCGTGCTGGACCTGACCGCCGGCATCTGCCCGATCGCCCGCTGCAGCAAGAGCCTGTTGAACGGGCCCTGCGGCGGCGCGCACGACGGCAAATGCGAGGTCTCCGAAGAAATCCCCTGCGCCTGGGCCGAGATCGTTGAACGCCTGACGAAACAGGGCAAGCTTGGCCAATTGAGACAGATTATTCCGGCCAAGGAATGGGATACGGCCCGCGACGGCGGTCCCCGCAAGCTGATTCACGGGGAGGCCGCCCCATGAAATCCGGAAGCCGCCTTGAACAACTGCTCTCCCGCGGTGAATTCGTCGTTACCGCCGAAATGGGGCCGCCCATGAGCGCGGACGCCGGCGCCATAATGAAAAAAACGGATTTTCTGCGCGGCACGGCGGACGCCTTCAATATCACGGACAACCAGACGGCCGTGGTGCGCATGTCCTCGCTCGCGGCGTCCGTGTTGTGTTTGCAAGCCGGGCTGGAACCGGTGATGCAGATGGTCTGCCGGGACCGGAACCGGATCGCCATGCAGAGTGATATTCTGGGGGCCGTGGCGCTG
The Kiritimatiellia bacterium DNA segment above includes these coding regions:
- a CDS encoding hydrogenase iron-sulfur subunit — translated: MKHIILYRCQQCGGRRKLFSENWVREFVLTCSGQLEPIHILRAFEDGEFGVCVVHCAPGECRTLAGARAAVRHTEYARQLLEEVKIHPARVKTISFRPDCDLHAELNSFAEQLKHLEGQAAGAIPAAPERKKA
- a CDS encoding methylenetetrahydrofolate reductase C-terminal domain-containing protein, whose amino-acid sequence is MIVAQRKPLDEIIAKAEPFKKVVIAGCETCVAECHAGGKKEVEILAAQLRIAFNRKMVPVEISECSIERQCEPEMIESCAEQIAAEEAVLSLACGVGVQQMAERFPNLPVFPGLNTTFMGTHSAPAKWEERCAGCGNCVLDLTAGICPIARCSKSLLNGPCGGAHDGKCEVSEEIPCAWAEIVERLTKQGKLGQLRQIIPAKEWDTARDGGPRKLIHGEAAP